One part of the uncultured Celeribacter sp. genome encodes these proteins:
- a CDS encoding phosphate ABC transporter substrate-binding/OmpA family protein, which yields MSRDSSIAISGTLLSFDGQFYRVDTEFGVLTVDSSGVRCEGPGCPDLEGYFAQIRISGDPAGTEALLPALITAFALRNGYQVEEEAQADGAMRVMSLIEPEDQTVVGEFLISETSNGEGFADLMGEAADMALSLRPVTEEERGLAVMAGVGDLFDPHRARVIALDALVPVVSRSNLVNALSLLDLTQIYTGQTSNWSALGGADAPIVAHVVRDDLVIGSRVRQMLLPAGAAETVVVHDDYAALVAAVEQDPYAVGLARLSSGGAVKPLGLTGGCGFEAAATAIDIKSEDYPMTRPVFLYTPARRLPTLAREFLRYVVSPEAQLVVARTPFADQGVEEVSFRGQGQRFANAIRHAGDEISLSDLQQVTSVLQGARRLTLGFRFEGGSVRLDAQSRSNVRLLAELLEAGVYDGKRLSFVGFSDAEGTASVNQALSKRRANAVLIAVQRSMGEAFQADRLTFATEGFGEAMPLACNDVDWGRLLNRRVELWVSDQR from the coding sequence ATGTCCCGTGACAGCTCGATTGCCATCAGCGGCACTTTGCTGAGCTTCGATGGCCAGTTCTATCGCGTGGATACAGAGTTCGGGGTGTTGACCGTCGACAGTTCCGGGGTGCGATGCGAAGGCCCGGGCTGTCCGGATCTGGAGGGCTATTTCGCGCAAATCCGGATTTCCGGGGACCCGGCGGGGACAGAGGCGCTGCTGCCTGCACTGATTACCGCTTTCGCGCTGCGCAATGGCTATCAGGTCGAAGAGGAGGCGCAGGCGGATGGCGCCATGCGGGTGATGTCTTTGATTGAGCCAGAGGATCAGACCGTCGTCGGGGAGTTCCTGATTTCCGAAACATCGAATGGTGAGGGTTTCGCCGACCTTATGGGGGAGGCTGCGGATATGGCCCTGTCCTTGCGCCCGGTGACGGAAGAGGAGCGGGGACTGGCGGTGATGGCGGGTGTCGGGGATCTGTTCGATCCGCATCGTGCACGGGTGATTGCGCTGGATGCGCTGGTGCCGGTGGTGTCGCGTTCCAACCTTGTGAATGCGCTGTCGCTTCTGGATCTCACACAGATTTACACCGGGCAGACTTCAAACTGGTCGGCGCTTGGCGGGGCGGACGCCCCGATCGTGGCCCATGTGGTGCGCGACGATCTTGTGATCGGCAGCCGGGTGCGGCAGATGTTGCTGCCTGCCGGAGCCGCCGAGACGGTGGTAGTGCATGACGACTATGCGGCGCTGGTTGCTGCTGTTGAGCAGGATCCCTATGCGGTGGGTCTGGCGCGTCTGTCCAGTGGCGGTGCGGTCAAGCCTTTGGGGCTGACAGGCGGCTGCGGGTTCGAAGCGGCGGCTACGGCCATTGACATCAAGTCGGAAGACTATCCGATGACACGGCCCGTTTTCCTGTACACGCCGGCGCGCCGGTTGCCGACGCTGGCGCGTGAATTTCTGCGGTATGTCGTGTCGCCGGAGGCGCAGCTTGTCGTGGCGCGCACGCCTTTTGCCGATCAGGGTGTCGAAGAGGTCAGTTTTCGCGGGCAAGGCCAGAGGTTTGCCAATGCGATTCGGCACGCGGGAGACGAAATTTCTCTCTCGGATCTGCAACAGGTCACTTCGGTGCTTCAGGGAGCACGCCGTTTAACACTGGGCTTCCGGTTCGAGGGTGGTTCGGTGCGTCTGGATGCGCAGTCCCGGTCGAATGTGCGGCTTCTGGCAGAATTGCTGGAGGCGGGTGTCTACGATGGCAAGCGGCTCAGCTTTGTAGGCTTCTCCGACGCCGAGGGCACGGCGTCGGTCAATCAAGCGCTCTCCAAACGGCGGGCCAATGCGGTTCTGATTGCGGTGCAGCGCAGCATGGGAGAAGCGTTTCAGGCAGATCGGCTGACCTTTGCCACAGAAGGCTTTGGCGAGGCGATGCCGCTGGCTTGCAATGACGTCGACTGGGGGCGGTTGTTGAACCGGCGCGTTGAGCTGTGGGTGAGCGATCAGAGATAA
- the radC gene encoding DNA repair protein RadC, whose translation MTTTPQPMAQRHMPDWLFALQDAQPVAVSGPPPEDVRSHIKRLRHRFSLAGPGALPDDELLELVLCRTLRRTDAKVVAGVLLTRFGDYNRVISAPIARLMETRHVTRRVAQDLKIVEASAHRLARSRVMNRPLISSWEALIDYCHTAMAHRETEQFRVFYLDRKNTLIADEEQGRGTVDHVPVYPREVVKRALELNASALILVHNHPSGDPTPSPADIAMTAQIRRAAEALDLQLHDHIIVGQSRELSFRSAGYL comes from the coding sequence ATGACCACGACACCGCAGCCCATGGCCCAGCGCCACATGCCAGACTGGCTTTTCGCGTTGCAAGACGCACAGCCCGTCGCCGTGTCAGGTCCGCCGCCTGAGGATGTCCGCAGCCACATCAAACGCCTGCGCCATCGCTTTTCGCTTGCGGGGCCCGGCGCGCTGCCGGATGACGAACTGCTGGAACTCGTGCTGTGCCGCACCCTGCGGCGCACGGATGCCAAGGTGGTCGCCGGCGTGCTGCTGACCAGATTCGGCGACTACAACCGAGTGATTTCCGCGCCGATCGCCCGATTGATGGAAACGCGCCATGTCACCCGCCGCGTCGCACAGGATCTGAAAATCGTCGAGGCCAGCGCCCATCGGCTGGCCCGTTCACGGGTAATGAACCGTCCGCTGATCTCCAGTTGGGAGGCGCTGATCGACTATTGTCACACCGCCATGGCCCACCGTGAGACCGAACAGTTCCGGGTCTTCTATCTGGATCGAAAAAACACCCTGATCGCAGATGAGGAACAGGGGCGCGGCACCGTCGATCATGTGCCCGTCTATCCGCGCGAGGTGGTCAAACGTGCTCTGGAACTGAATGCCTCGGCCCTGATACTGGTGCACAACCATCCCAGTGGCGACCCGACGCCCTCGCCCGCCGATATTGCGATGACAGCCCAGATACGCCGTGCGGCAGAGGCGCTGGACCTGCAGCTGCATGACCACATCATCGTCGGACAATCCCGGGAGTTGAGCTTTCGCAGTGCAGGTTATCTCTGA
- the dnaJ gene encoding molecular chaperone DnaJ → MAKRDYYEVLGVEKGADAAALKKAYRKKAMEFHPDRNKDNPEAEAKFKEVNEAYDTLKDADKRAAYDRFGHAAFEQGGMGGGGRPGGGFGGQGDFGSAFSDVFDDLFGDFMGGQRGGGRSRAQRGSDLRYDMRVTLEEAYTGVQKTINVPTSVGCTSCNGTGAANGAEPQTCPSCAGMGKVRAQQGFFTVERTCPACGGLGQTIKDPCPDCHGAGRVQKERSLSVNIPAGVETGTRIRLAGEGEAGLRGGPTGDLYIFIEVRPHQIFEREGVHLHCSVPVSMATAALGGDIEVPTIDGGRSRVKIPAGSQSGRQMRLRNKGMPALRGGGSGDMFIELAVETPVNLTARQKELLQEFEKLGEDKNNPESSSFFKKVKSFWDDMTH, encoded by the coding sequence ATGGCAAAACGCGATTATTACGAGGTTCTTGGCGTCGAGAAAGGCGCAGATGCTGCGGCGTTGAAAAAGGCCTACCGCAAAAAAGCGATGGAGTTTCACCCCGACCGCAACAAGGACAACCCGGAAGCGGAAGCCAAATTCAAAGAGGTGAACGAAGCCTACGACACGCTCAAGGATGCCGACAAACGGGCTGCTTACGACCGGTTCGGGCATGCGGCCTTTGAACAGGGCGGCATGGGGGGCGGTGGACGTCCCGGCGGCGGCTTTGGCGGCCAGGGCGACTTCGGTTCAGCCTTCTCCGATGTGTTTGACGACCTGTTCGGCGATTTTATGGGCGGCCAGCGTGGCGGCGGCCGGTCCCGGGCCCAACGTGGCTCAGACCTGCGCTACGACATGCGTGTCACCCTCGAAGAAGCCTATACCGGCGTTCAGAAGACCATCAATGTGCCGACCTCTGTGGGCTGTACCAGCTGTAACGGCACCGGTGCGGCCAATGGCGCCGAACCGCAGACCTGCCCGTCCTGTGCGGGCATGGGCAAGGTTCGGGCCCAGCAGGGGTTCTTCACCGTTGAACGCACCTGTCCGGCCTGTGGGGGCCTCGGGCAGACCATCAAAGATCCCTGCCCAGATTGTCACGGCGCTGGCCGCGTCCAGAAAGAGCGGTCTTTGTCGGTGAACATCCCCGCAGGCGTCGAAACCGGCACACGGATTCGGCTGGCCGGTGAAGGCGAAGCCGGGCTGCGCGGCGGCCCGACGGGTGATCTTTACATCTTCATCGAGGTGCGTCCGCACCAGATCTTCGAGCGCGAAGGCGTGCATCTGCATTGCTCTGTGCCGGTTTCCATGGCCACTGCGGCCCTGGGCGGCGACATCGAAGTGCCGACCATCGACGGCGGGCGCTCGCGGGTGAAAATCCCGGCGGGCAGCCAGTCCGGCCGTCAGATGCGCCTGCGAAACAAGGGCATGCCTGCTCTGCGCGGCGGTGGCTCGGGCGATATGTTCATCGAGCTGGCGGTGGAAACCCCGGTCAACCTGACAGCCCGTCAAAAAGAGCTGCTGCAGGAGTTCGAGAAGCTCGGCGAAGACAAGAACAACCCGGAAAGCTCCAGCTTTTTCAAAAAGGTGAAAAGCTTCTGGGATGACATGACCCACTGA
- the dnaK gene encoding molecular chaperone DnaK, translating into MAKVIGIDLGTTNSCVAIMDGSQARVIENAEGARTTPSIVGFTDNERLVGQAAKRQAVTNPENTVFAVKRLIGRRTTDAEVEKDKSLVPYAIVDGGNGDAWVEVRGEKYSPSQISAFILGKMKETAESYLGEEVTQAVITVPAYFNDAQRQATKDAGKIAGLEVLRIINEPTAAALAYGLDKSDTKTIAVYDLGGGTFDVTILELGDGVFEVQATNGDTFLGGEDFDMRIVNYLAEEFKKEHNVDLTKDKMALQRLKEAAEKAKIELSSSTQTEINQPFISMDPSSGTPLHLVVKLTRAKLESLVSDLIKNSIKPCKAALKDAGLTTADIDEVVLVGGMTRMPKVTEEVTKFFGKEPHKGVNPDEVVAMGAAIQAGVLQGDVKDVLLLDVTPLSLGIETLGGVFTRLIDRNTTIPTKKSQVFSTAEDNQSAVTLRVFQGEREMAADNKMLGQFNLEGIPPAPRGMPQIEVTFDINADGIVEVGAKDKGTGKEQKITIQASGGLSDEDIEQMVKDAEANAEADKKRKDLVEAKNQAESLIHSTEKSMEEHGDKVDPTTIEAIELAIAALKDQLETEDPDKIRSGIQNVTDAAMKLGEAIYKAEQAKAGEGDDADADDGPSSVDDDIVDADFEDLDDDKRS; encoded by the coding sequence ATGGCCAAAGTCATCGGTATTGACCTCGGGACCACCAACTCCTGCGTCGCCATCATGGACGGTTCGCAGGCCCGAGTTATCGAAAACGCTGAAGGTGCGCGTACAACGCCTTCGATCGTCGGTTTCACCGACAATGAACGCCTCGTCGGCCAAGCGGCCAAACGTCAGGCTGTCACCAACCCGGAAAACACCGTGTTCGCCGTGAAACGCCTGATCGGTCGTCGCACCACCGACGCCGAAGTTGAAAAAGACAAGAGCCTCGTGCCTTACGCCATCGTCGATGGCGGCAATGGCGACGCATGGGTCGAAGTCCGCGGCGAAAAATATTCGCCGTCGCAGATCTCCGCCTTCATTCTGGGCAAGATGAAAGAGACCGCCGAATCCTATCTCGGCGAAGAGGTGACGCAGGCCGTGATCACGGTTCCCGCCTACTTCAACGACGCCCAGCGTCAGGCCACCAAAGACGCCGGTAAAATCGCCGGCCTCGAAGTGCTGCGCATCATCAACGAACCGACGGCTGCGGCACTGGCCTATGGTCTCGACAAATCCGACACGAAAACCATCGCGGTCTATGACCTTGGCGGCGGCACCTTCGACGTGACCATCCTGGAACTGGGGGATGGCGTCTTTGAAGTGCAGGCCACCAACGGCGACACCTTCCTGGGTGGTGAAGACTTCGACATGCGGATCGTGAACTACCTCGCCGAGGAGTTCAAAAAGGAACACAATGTCGATCTGACCAAAGACAAAATGGCCCTGCAGCGCCTGAAAGAAGCCGCCGAAAAAGCCAAGATCGAACTGTCGTCCTCGACCCAGACCGAGATCAACCAGCCGTTCATCTCGATGGATCCGTCTTCGGGCACGCCCTTGCACCTTGTGGTCAAACTGACCCGTGCAAAACTGGAAAGCCTTGTGTCGGACCTGATCAAGAATTCGATCAAGCCCTGTAAAGCCGCTCTGAAAGATGCGGGCCTCACCACAGCCGACATCGACGAAGTCGTGCTGGTTGGCGGGATGACCCGTATGCCGAAAGTCACCGAAGAGGTGACCAAATTCTTCGGCAAAGAGCCGCACAAAGGTGTGAACCCGGACGAAGTCGTGGCCATGGGTGCCGCCATTCAGGCCGGCGTTCTGCAAGGCGACGTGAAAGACGTTCTGCTGCTCGACGTGACCCCGCTGTCTCTCGGCATCGAAACGCTGGGGGGCGTGTTCACCCGTCTGATCGACCGCAACACTACCATCCCGACGAAGAAATCGCAGGTCTTCTCCACCGCGGAAGACAACCAGTCCGCTGTGACCCTGCGTGTCTTTCAGGGTGAACGCGAAATGGCCGCCGACAACAAGATGCTTGGTCAGTTCAACCTCGAAGGGATCCCGCCGGCACCGCGCGGCATGCCGCAGATCGAGGTGACCTTCGACATCAACGCCGACGGTATCGTCGAAGTGGGTGCGAAGGACAAAGGCACCGGCAAAGAGCAAAAGATCACGATCCAGGCCTCTGGCGGTCTCTCCGACGAGGACATTGAGCAGATGGTCAAGGACGCCGAGGCCAACGCTGAAGCGGACAAGAAACGCAAGGATCTGGTCGAAGCCAAAAACCAGGCCGAAAGCCTCATCCATTCGACCGAAAAGTCGATGGAAGAGCATGGCGACAAGGTCGATCCGACCACCATCGAAGCCATCGAACTGGCCATCGCGGCGCTCAAGGATCAGCTGGAAACCGAAGATCCGGACAAGATCCGCTCAGGCATCCAGAACGTGACCGATGCTGCCATGAAGCTGGGCGAGGCGATCTACAAAGCCGAGCAAGCCAAAGCTGGTGAAGGCGATGACGCCGACGCAGATGACGGGCCCTCCTCTGTCGATGACGACATCGTGGATGCCGACTTCGAGGACCTCGACGACGACAAACGCTCGTAA
- a CDS encoding alpha-ketoglutarate-dependent dioxygenase AlkB, which produces MHSDHGQSERQMGPNPDLVIRGVRLWRGYLDAAAQADLVSELRKVVVAAPLFSPITPSGKPMSVRMTSAGDFGWVSDRQGYRYAPTHPRGTPWPAIPAQIRDIWDTLAGSDRAPECCLINYYDRAARMGMHQDRDEADFSQPVLSVSLGDDALFRIGNETRGGNTESLWLSSGDVLVLGGDARLLYHGVDRLRPGSSQLLRDGGRINLTLRVVR; this is translated from the coding sequence ATGCACTCAGATCATGGCCAGAGCGAACGTCAAATGGGACCAAACCCCGATCTTGTGATCCGTGGGGTGCGTCTCTGGCGTGGATATCTGGATGCTGCGGCGCAGGCGGATCTGGTGTCCGAGCTGCGCAAAGTGGTGGTGGCGGCGCCGTTGTTTTCTCCGATTACGCCGTCCGGCAAGCCGATGTCGGTGCGTATGACTTCGGCCGGGGATTTCGGATGGGTGTCGGATCGGCAGGGGTATCGCTATGCGCCAACACATCCTCGTGGCACGCCTTGGCCGGCGATTCCCGCGCAGATTCGCGACATCTGGGACACTCTTGCTGGTAGCGACAGGGCGCCGGAATGCTGCCTGATCAACTATTACGATCGCGCGGCGCGCATGGGGATGCATCAGGACCGCGATGAAGCGGATTTCTCACAGCCGGTTCTTTCGGTTTCTCTGGGCGATGATGCCTTGTTCCGCATCGGCAATGAGACGCGTGGCGGCAATACGGAAAGTCTGTGGTTGTCTTCGGGCGATGTGCTGGTGCTCGGCGGGGATGCGCGGCTGCTCTATCACGGCGTGGATCGGTTGAGGCCGGGGTCCAGCCAGTTGTTGCGGGACGGTGGGCGGATCAACCTGACGCTGCGGGTGGTCCGCTGA
- a CDS encoding ABC transporter permease — MFQYTPKQSGTSVALNILRLIFVNTVRHVRKTHGNPLMGLIVNMTQMVMLVLIFTFMYSILQVRGSAIRGDFILFIMSGIFLFLTHNKALAAVAGSENATSPMMQHAPMNTAIAIISAALSALYIQVLSVVVILGGYYLLQGGIHIQNPMGAFGMLLLAWFSGAAIGTVLLAAKPWAPRAVQIIQTVYSRANMFTSGKMFVANQTPAFLRSMFTWNPLFHTIDQARGFTFVNYNPHYSSIAYAVIFSMVFLVVGLLAEFFTRKRASISWSAGR, encoded by the coding sequence ATGTTTCAATACACGCCCAAACAGAGTGGTACGTCGGTCGCGCTGAACATTCTGCGGCTGATCTTTGTCAACACGGTGCGCCATGTGCGCAAAACCCACGGCAATCCGCTGATGGGGTTGATCGTGAACATGACTCAGATGGTCATGCTCGTGCTGATCTTCACGTTCATGTACAGCATTCTACAGGTGCGGGGCTCTGCCATTCGGGGTGACTTTATCCTGTTTATCATGTCCGGCATCTTTCTGTTTCTCACCCATAACAAGGCGCTGGCCGCCGTTGCGGGGTCCGAAAACGCGACGTCTCCGATGATGCAGCACGCGCCGATGAACACCGCGATTGCCATCATTTCGGCGGCTCTCAGCGCGCTTTACATTCAGGTCCTGTCCGTTGTCGTCATTCTGGGGGGCTATTACCTGCTACAGGGTGGGATACACATCCAGAACCCCATGGGAGCCTTTGGTATGCTGCTGCTGGCCTGGTTTTCCGGCGCCGCCATCGGCACGGTTCTGCTCGCGGCCAAACCCTGGGCCCCGCGCGCCGTGCAAATCATCCAGACGGTTTACAGCCGGGCCAATATGTTCACCTCGGGCAAGATGTTCGTGGCCAACCAGACGCCAGCCTTTCTGCGCTCCATGTTCACCTGGAACCCACTGTTTCACACCATTGATCAGGCCCGCGGCTTTACCTTTGTGAACTACAACCCGCATTACAGCTCCATCGCCTATGCGGTCATCTTTTCGATGGTCTTTCTCGTTGTCGGCCTGCTAGCGGAATTCTTCACGCGCAAACGTGCCTCTATCAGCTGGAGCGCCGGACGCTGA
- the cysQ gene encoding 3'(2'),5'-bisphosphate nucleotidase CysQ gives MDFEKLVPLMRKLAIEAGEKIMKIYNSDDFEVKTKEDDSPVTFADEAADALISAGLRAAFPDTILITEEQAASHDLKADTFLIVDPLDGTKEFVKRRGDFTVNIAYVENGIPVRGVVYAPVKGRLFITGADGQSYEETGTFALETPGEMRKISVSTPDNSALMIVASKSHRDQATEDYLAKYNAKDSKSAGSSLKFCLVATGEADLYPRVGRTMEWDTAAGHAVLLGAGGDVVRFDDHSPLRYGKPDYANPFFIAYAPGVELKEA, from the coding sequence TTGGATTTTGAAAAGCTCGTCCCCCTCATGCGCAAGCTGGCCATTGAGGCCGGGGAGAAAATCATGAAAATTTACAATTCAGATGATTTCGAGGTCAAAACCAAGGAAGACGACAGTCCGGTGACCTTTGCCGACGAAGCTGCCGATGCGCTGATCTCTGCCGGTCTGCGCGCCGCGTTTCCTGACACGATCCTGATCACCGAAGAACAGGCTGCGTCCCACGATCTCAAAGCGGACACCTTTTTGATTGTTGATCCGCTCGACGGGACGAAGGAATTCGTCAAGCGTCGCGGCGATTTCACCGTGAACATCGCTTATGTTGAAAATGGCATCCCGGTGCGCGGTGTCGTCTACGCGCCAGTCAAGGGGCGTTTGTTCATCACCGGCGCTGACGGTCAGTCCTATGAGGAAACCGGAACGTTTGCCTTGGAAACACCGGGAGAGATGCGGAAAATCTCCGTCTCTACCCCGGACAACTCGGCGCTGATGATCGTGGCGTCAAAATCGCACCGCGATCAAGCGACTGAGGATTATCTGGCAAAATACAATGCGAAGGATAGCAAATCGGCGGGGTCGTCGCTGAAATTCTGTCTTGTCGCCACCGGAGAGGCCGATCTTTATCCGCGTGTGGGCCGGACGATGGAATGGGATACGGCTGCGGGCCATGCGGTGCTGCTGGGCGCCGGTGGCGATGTGGTGCGTTTCGACGACCATAGCCCGCTGCGCTATGGCAAGCCGGACTATGCCAACCCGTTCTTTATCGCCTATGCGCCCGGCGTTGAATTGAAGGAAGCCTGA
- a CDS encoding manno-octulosonate cytidylyltransferase: MSVLIAIPARYASTRYPGKPLVELAGASGVKKSLIQRSWEAAMAVKGVDRVVVATDDDRIRTAAEAFGAEVVMTSESCANGTERCAEAWENLGSSYDIVVNLQGDAPLTPAWFVEDLVAGLRAHPTAEVATPVLRCDGRALNGFLDDRKAGRVGGTTAVFGSDHKALYFSKEVVPYTSEVYADDAATPVFHHVGVYAYRPSALGAYPKWPTGPLETLEGLEQLRFLEQERPVLCVEVEARGRQFWELNNPQDVPRIEAMLAEMGSD; this comes from the coding sequence ATGTCTGTTTTGATCGCTATTCCCGCCCGCTACGCCTCGACCCGCTATCCGGGCAAGCCGTTGGTCGAACTGGCCGGGGCCAGCGGGGTCAAGAAATCCCTGATCCAGCGCAGTTGGGAGGCGGCCATGGCCGTCAAAGGCGTGGATCGCGTTGTGGTGGCGACGGATGATGACCGCATTCGCACGGCTGCCGAAGCCTTCGGGGCAGAGGTGGTGATGACTTCAGAGAGCTGCGCCAATGGCACGGAGCGCTGTGCTGAGGCCTGGGAAAATCTGGGCAGCAGCTACGACATTGTGGTCAATCTGCAGGGCGATGCGCCATTGACGCCCGCCTGGTTCGTTGAGGATTTGGTCGCAGGTTTACGCGCTCATCCAACGGCAGAGGTGGCGACGCCGGTGCTGCGCTGTGATGGACGCGCCCTGAACGGCTTTCTCGATGATCGCAAGGCTGGCCGTGTCGGCGGCACCACCGCCGTGTTCGGGTCTGACCACAAGGCGCTGTATTTTTCGAAAGAAGTGGTTCCCTATACGTCTGAGGTCTATGCAGACGATGCGGCGACGCCGGTATTCCATCATGTCGGTGTCTATGCCTATCGCCCCTCTGCGCTGGGCGCCTATCCGAAATGGCCGACTGGCCCGCTGGAGACGCTCGAAGGGCTTGAGCAGCTGCGGTTCCTGGAACAAGAGCGTCCTGTGCTCTGTGTTGAGGTCGAGGCGCGGGGCCGTCAGTTCTGGGAATTGAACAATCCGCAGGATGTGCCGCGGATCGAGGCGATGCTGGCGGAGATGGGATCCGATTGA
- a CDS encoding UTP--glucose-1-phosphate uridylyltransferase has protein sequence MNRKVTKAIFPVAGLGTRFLPATKSIPKEIMTLVDRPLIQYAIDEARAAGIKEFIFVTSRGKGALEDYFDHSPVLEQELRKKGKDKLLDVLDNTNMESGAIAYIRQHKALGLGHAVWCARRLLDPNEPFAVILPDDVIAAEKPCLQQMVEAYEDLGGSMVAAMEVPEDKVSAYGVLDVEKDMGNAVSVKGMVEKPAPGTEPSNLAVIGRYILSPAVMRNLDKMKAGAGGEIQLTDAIADEIGTERGVYGYRFAGQRFDCGSKAGFLQATISFGLSRDDLHDELQEYLDGLAANRAAAE, from the coding sequence ATGAACCGTAAAGTGACAAAAGCGATCTTTCCTGTGGCGGGATTGGGAACGCGGTTTTTGCCAGCGACCAAATCCATTCCCAAGGAAATCATGACGCTTGTCGACCGTCCTCTTATCCAATACGCCATCGATGAGGCCCGTGCGGCTGGCATCAAAGAGTTCATCTTTGTGACCTCCAGGGGCAAAGGCGCTCTCGAAGACTATTTCGATCACTCTCCAGTGCTGGAGCAGGAGCTGCGTAAGAAGGGCAAGGACAAGCTGCTCGACGTGCTGGACAACACCAACATGGAAAGCGGCGCGATTGCCTACATCCGTCAGCATAAGGCACTGGGCCTTGGGCATGCGGTCTGGTGCGCGCGGCGTCTGCTCGATCCTAACGAACCTTTCGCGGTCATCCTGCCTGATGACGTAATTGCCGCTGAAAAGCCTTGTCTGCAGCAGATGGTCGAAGCCTATGAAGACCTCGGCGGCTCCATGGTGGCAGCGATGGAAGTGCCCGAAGACAAAGTGTCGGCCTACGGTGTGCTCGATGTCGAAAAGGACATGGGGAATGCCGTTTCGGTCAAGGGCATGGTGGAAAAACCCGCGCCGGGCACGGAGCCGTCGAATCTGGCCGTGATCGGGCGTTACATTCTGTCCCCGGCGGTGATGAGAAACCTCGACAAGATGAAGGCGGGCGCTGGTGGTGAGATCCAGTTGACCGATGCCATCGCCGATGAGATTGGCACTGAGCGCGGTGTGTATGGCTATCGTTTTGCCGGGCAGCGTTTCGACTGCGGCTCCAAGGCAGGGTTCCTGCAGGCGACGATTTCCTTCGGCTTGTCGCGTGACGATCTGCATGATGAGCTGCAGGAATATCTGGATGGCCTGGCCGCAAACCGGGCTGCCGCTGAATAA
- the galE gene encoding UDP-glucose 4-epimerase GalE: protein MTATVLVTGGAGYIGSHACKALRAAGYLPVTYDNLSTGWAEAVKFGPLEEGDLLDRARLDAVFAKHKPVAVMHFAAFSQVGESMKNPGKYWRNNVIGSLTLIEAAVAAGCMKFVFSSTCATYGDQDNVVLDEDSVQLPINSYGASKKAIEDILANFEQAYDLKSVIFRYFNVAGGDPEAEVGEFHQPETHLIPLMLDAIAGKRDALTIFGTDYETPDGTCIRDYVHVCDLVDAHVLGLKWLEEGKGSRVFNLGTGKGFSVREVIEHSRAVTNMDVPYVEGDRRPGDCTKLVSGSERAVRELGWMPKRSTLETMIRDAWLWHQTGHYEG from the coding sequence ATGACCGCCACTGTTTTGGTGACTGGCGGTGCAGGCTATATCGGTTCGCATGCCTGTAAGGCATTGCGGGCCGCTGGCTACCTGCCCGTGACATATGACAACCTTTCCACAGGCTGGGCGGAGGCGGTCAAATTCGGCCCCTTGGAAGAGGGGGATTTGCTGGACCGCGCCCGGCTGGATGCGGTCTTTGCGAAACACAAACCCGTCGCCGTGATGCATTTTGCCGCCTTTTCCCAGGTTGGTGAAAGCATGAAGAACCCCGGCAAATACTGGCGCAACAATGTCATTGGCTCGCTGACGTTGATTGAGGCGGCTGTGGCCGCAGGTTGCATGAAGTTTGTCTTTTCCTCGACTTGCGCGACCTATGGCGATCAGGACAATGTGGTGCTGGACGAAGACTCCGTGCAATTGCCGATCAATTCTTATGGCGCTTCCAAAAAGGCGATTGAGGATATTCTGGCCAACTTCGAACAGGCCTATGATCTGAAGTCGGTGATTTTTCGCTATTTCAACGTTGCCGGGGGCGATCCGGAGGCCGAGGTGGGGGAATTCCACCAGCCGGAGACCCATCTGATTCCTCTTATGCTGGACGCGATCGCGGGCAAACGCGACGCGCTGACCATTTTCGGCACGGACTATGAGACTCCTGACGGGACCTGTATTCGCGACTATGTGCATGTCTGCGATCTGGTCGACGCGCATGTTTTGGGTCTGAAATGGCTCGAAGAGGGCAAGGGCAGCCGGGTATTCAACCTTGGCACTGGCAAGGGGTTTTCCGTGCGCGAGGTCATCGAGCATTCCCGGGCCGTGACCAATATGGATGTGCCCTATGTCGAAGGCGACCGTCGTCCTGGGGATTGCACCAAGCTGGTGTCTGGCTCTGAGCGTGCAGTGCGCGAACTGGGGTGGATGCCAAAACGCTCCACGCTTGAAACCATGATCCGGGACGCCTGGCTCTGGCATCAAACCGGCCATTACGAAGGTTAA